The Apium graveolens cultivar Ventura chromosome 10, ASM990537v1, whole genome shotgun sequence nucleotide sequence aaatgattttctaagatCAAAGATAAAATgtttaatatatcaagtgaatcaATATAGaaatattttttttctatattttaaaaatgcTCACAGCCTCACACACTATCTGTTATGAAGTATAAGCCTCTCTGTATATACAGGGAGAATGGGTAACCATCTGATAGAAGTCTTTTTGATGTGATGATTATGCCTTTACTGCTATGTTTATTACAATACTAGTATTAGTGCATTACTCTTTTAACAGGGATCAGTGTAGAGTGGCACTTCAATGTAATAAACTATTTTGCCTCACTGGAACCTATGTTAGGTCATTATAATACCCCAGCCAAAGCTACTGTCATTATCGTGCGCATCGGAACATGTATATATGTTGCATATATGTACTTGTTAGAAGTTTCTCTTCTGTATCCAAGTACAAATTAGAAAACTATAATGGTTTATACTTTTTACCTGGATTTTGTTTTCTATCAGGCTAAGGGATCGTTTAGTCAAAATCATAACAGACTACAGGACTGAAACTTCTCTTAGGCATGGGTGTAATAATATACTTAAGGTACTTGATTCTTCTGTTGTGCGCTATCCCCTTTTACGAATATCCCCTACACATTAACACAGAATTCTGGGCATTGATACCTGCTAATTAGGTTTGTATACTTTGACCTTAATTTTAATCTGCCAAAATGCAGGCTGATATTATTAACCTATTAATTAAATACTATGAGGATGCAAGACGTGCCATCTACATGagcaatgaagaagatgaagtgcGTTCTAAAAGGGATGACAATACAACGTCCCAATTAATGGAAAGATCAATGAACATGAAAACCATGGGTATAAAGACAAAAACTAGGGCAGGCGGAAGATGCTGTGTGTGTTTTGATCCCTTCTCCATTCAGAATGTCTCAAAAATCATTGCATTCTACTGTTGTCATGCATATCACATGACATGCCTTATGGATTCTGCTAATACAGCTGATGACAAGAAAACACCAGAAGCTATTTCCCACGACGGTGCATGGTATTATGAGTACGACGACAGTGTCCTTGAAAATGTTGATGACAATAATGTTGCCAGTTCAGGTTCCCCACAGATGCGATGTATATTGTGTACCACAGCCTCTACTAAAGTACATTGAGTTTACGTATTCTAttcttgtgtgtgtgtgtgacgGTGTTGTAATTTTATTAGTTGATTGAGGGCAAGTATATTGGTTGATTTAGAAGTTATCTTTCTGGGTGAGGTTTCTTGTAAAAATTGCAGCGCGTGTGAATATTGTTTACAGAGGTGAACATTCCCCCCCTTGGACAATATCTTTTGAATTCCCAAAGTAGAGGGGGCTTGTATTTTTCTTTGCAGACTGCAGGTTGCAACTTGAACTAATTTAATAAACCATTATTCATATTGATTATGTATTTCTGTAGCCTGGTTCATGAAACTGTTAACTTTAAATCTTAAATACTTGATACACTTTAAGGATTAAGTATCATCTTGATCGAGGTAGTTTACCAGTCTAAAGTTACTTTaagtgaacaggaaaagaagcccATTGTTGATTCTAGGATTATTGATCAAGCTTTATATAATTCTTGATTCTTGACTACACCCCAAAAATAAAGACCAAACAACCGAACACTTACATGCTAAAGTGTGATACGTTTTGTTCTTATTAAATGCGACTGAAATAGTTTAAATTAacgaaaatattaattttttaagtCAGTTTGTTATTTTActatctttcaaaaatatttgcaaagatatgatttttaataaaaaataacaCCTTCTTTAACATTTTCAGAAAAATAACTGTTTTTTATTAGCAATTGAGGTTGTATTCTAGATTGTATCCGGTTGCAAAATCGTATTTTACGAAAAGTTTCGAAAAAATGTATTTTTCCAAATAAAAACTATAAAAAACctttttttgcaaaaaaaaaagaagaagcttgaagaattcatatttttcaaaagattcaaaaaaattattcattcTTAACCACAAAAATTTATATTCTAAAcgatatatattcataaataaatacaaataatTTGACCCAGCACAGTAGGTTCCAAGTTATACTTTATGACCCAGTGATAGCTCTCATTTGACCCTAAAAGGCCCAATTATCTATGCCTTTAAAAAGGCCCAATAGGCTTTTCAATCCCTCCACAGCCCATACTCCACTATCTTTCTCTACCAGAATCAAGTCTACACAAAATGAGCATTTTTGTTTGAGCAGTTGAATTGAGTCCCAAAATGTTGAGGCTAAAGCGACTGACTTGGATCAAACCCACCATTCACTCACCACTCCTCAATTCTCCTTTAGCTGCTTCTAATCCCTCTCAATGGACCCCACTTCGCTTCTTCGATTTTTACAAGGTTATGCCTCTAAACCTCCATAAATTAATACTCTCGGGATCgaaaaattttattcatttatcgagattAAAAATATACATTCGCGAAGTTtaaatgtatttattaattaGGATATAATATAACTATTACACTATTTTTTTTAGTTTGTTTGTGAAATTATGTCTTACTTAATTGATGTATGTTATATTGTTATATTGTATTGAGTAATGATGAAATTATATGTGATTGTAGCTTGGCAACAAGGAGGAGATCGAGAAAGAACGAGCTAGGCTGTACGATTCGTAAACCTggttattttttgtttttttagtGGTGCTTGTACAGATTGTGAATGTGTTTAAGATGTTTGTGTATTTGTAATTTAGGGCAGTAACGATGAGATGAATCGAGGTTACTTTGCCAATATTTCCGAGCTCAAGAAACACGGTGGCAAGGTTCCGTTTGCTTGTTTTTTTTTGGGGATGATTGATACTTTTCTATTTTGGATATCCATGAATtgttatttataaattattattgtATTTTGTGTAGATTTCTGAGGCAAATAAAATTATAATTCCAGCAATGGCAGCTCTGAAGTTTCCTGCCTTGGATGTGACATACCCGAATGGTACGAAACTGTCGTTGCCAACCGTGTTTAGTGCCAATGGAGTTGATACCAGCACCATGACTGTGCCAAAGGCATCTTTGATGTGTCTTTCGTTCCGTGCTAGTTCACAGGTTCGACAGTTTAGGGAATGATTCAGAAtgttttttcttcttttttagTTGGTAAACATACGTATAATGTAATCTATGCATGTTATATTAAAGTATCTACCATCCACTCCTTTTGTTTACGTTTAAGAATAGATTAAGTCTTCCTTGCCTTGCCAATTTTCTCAGCACTAGACTTGCAGCTGTAGGTTCATAACTTTCCCCGGTATATCCTTAATAAAAATTACTTAATTCTTTAGTCGAATGTGGAAACTCCATATGCGCTAATTGGATATGAAGTTCTATAGTTATTTTCAGCTTTTAACTAACACTGTTTATCATGTAAAGACAATACAAGTCCTTACAATGCTTTAATATGCTTTAACGGTTTAACGAAGGAGTTTTATTAGTTAAACAGTTCTGAAAGTGTCTTAAATTGTGGATTTTCCCCCATCTTGATCATATGATTGGTGGTGGAATCATTATAGCTTCAACAATATCATGATGCCATCTTTTTATTGTTTTTTTGCTAAGCAAAAGTGCGTTTTCCGGGAGTCAAACCGGGGTCTATTGCTTGGAAACCATCTTTTCATTGTTAACCATAAAAAGCTTACATTTCCCTAGTTTCCTTCAAGTCTTTGATGATCATGagtttttttttattaaactatatTTAGGAGGGAAGATGGCTTTATTTTGTTTACTaaatcttttgatgataaaaaaaatgtttgGGCAAATTGTAGcatgacatatatatatatatatatatagatatatataaatatattctaTTGAAATTGAGCCCATGGCATCTCGGTTATCTGAGAAGTTTCTAAATTCTTTGACAGACAATGGTAAATACTTGGACCATGCCCTTTCTTGATGCATTTAGCAATTCGAAGGCAGTTCAGTTATACGAGGTATGTTAACGTTCTTATTTAAAATTTATGGCAGTTTGCACATGTACTTTCTACTTTTACTAATTACTAATTAACCCTTTGTTCCAGCCATGCGAAGAGTGAATAATCGCAATCTAACTTCTTAGTAGAACTATGCACATCACCATCTGATAAATATGTGCACAGCTGATTTGCAATTTAAGTTCGGCTTTTAGAGGATGGATCTGTTGAAACAATAATATCCGATACTGGTTTCCTGACATTCTAGTAATGCGGATATATTGATTAGTTCGATACAAATAACCTAATTATCTATCTTCAAGTAATTGCACTTTGATTATTGTCCCGAGTCTATTGTTATTTCATATGATGTTGagcaaaaaatttaaaaattaatttcgattgaacttaaattttttattaagggattaaTGTTATTGTAATTTTCAAAGAAGTTTCATTTGACTAGATATGTAGATTACAAAGGATATTCTAGATATTAATAATACTGTAATTAAAGAAattgtttatattatttaatatggTAGTTGATTATTATTAGGAAATAAATACTGATCAGGTGAAGTTTTCCTCGTTACACCTAATTAACTTCATAAACCACTCTTAGAAGATCACCCTAATTATCATGGTGGAAAAATCTGTTTTTTgccaagtcaaatgaaaatatctTAACATGGTTAATTGTTTATGTGCtgagtttaattttaattttataggAATAATGCATGAAATTAATCTACTTTTTCTTAATTATCTATACATGTATGGAAATTTATGTGAAACAACTTTATACTTTGAAgtttaattatataatattatattatgtttgttcAGTACAAGTACATGGTTACTTGTAATGTATATTAACAAGTTTGTTCCACTTTTAGGTTTCCTTCATAGACTCTTGGCTACTAACACGCAGTCCTGTAAAGAAATTACTACTTCGTATAATGAGAAAACCTGACCCCGAAGAAAAGAAGGATATGCTGCAGAGGCAGATTGTTTATTTCTTCGGTGACCATTATTACTTCAGAAAGGATCTCAAGATATTAAACCTTCTTACAGGGTACCAACTTGTTGTTTTTCTTTCCATTCCATTTTAATTAAACTGGTTTGATAATATTGCTGAGTTACCTTTTGAGGTCAGTTGGTAAACATCTACACTGTTGTCTTTCATCAGGTATATATTCTTGCTTGACAAATTTGGTAGAATACGGTGGCAAGGTTCAGGAGTTGCATCAAAAGAAGAGTTGACGTCTCTTTTTTCTTGCACATCGCTTTTATTAGAAGAGAATTGAGATCAGCGTGGTGTCGCTGGGGACACATTCGATATGTAATAATAAAGTCTAAAGATTTTGCCTTATCTCCATTTTTAGAAGGCCATACATTTAAATTTATGTTGTAGTCTTTCTTCTAATTTGATTTGAATCTTGGGAGGTATTTTAGTTCTTCATGTAGAGAGCATGTAACCCAAGAACTCTGACCAGGGCCAGAGGGAACAGTCGACAGCTTTTAACTGGTATTTTTGTGCAATATCAGTTTAACTTTGTATTTTTGTATGCATACTGCTACATTATATATTTAAAGCGTATGAAGGTGCAGTTGACACCTTTCTAATTACatctcatatataaaaactaAAAAAACTGTATAGGAAGTACATATACACATGTAAATATGATTGTAGTTAAATACTGTTGCATCACATTGCTTGAGTTTAAGTTTGGCAATCCATTGGGGCCGGCAGCGTTTAATTGGCTTAACAAAAAGCCACATTTTTCCATAGATGAATCTTAGCAAAAGCACACCGATACCCAGCGGAAGCCAAGCAGCCCCGTCGCCATCTGCTCAAGCGCCCCAAAACAACAGTATTTGCTCGTAAACTCCTGTATGATATAAATACACTATCTACCGTATATAAAAATATACATGATATACAACGAATCACAACCTTTATATTATTATCACAATCAATATCAATATATACAAAAAATCTCACGATCATACTTAGATTTCCCCAACACAAGTGTCTCCCACACTGTTGCCTATATTCTACCCAATACAAGCAATATGATATCACCCCATATATGTTCACAACTGAATGCCTAACGTATAAATCGATCAACCATAAATTTGAACTCTAATGCAGTTTTATAACTGTCGGGCAGTTTATAAAACTGTCCCATGCCTTGCGACTGTCCCCTTAAGTGCTTGCCACTTGTACCCCTATTATTTTTCAGTTTCCCTTATCATCCAAATGCTATGACTCCTCATAACCGTCAATAACCGTCACCAAGTGATTTGCTACTCACACACTAGTTGTTGCTAAGACTGTCGCCAGCAGACTCGGCAGAGCGAGTAGCCCCAGTAACCCCAGCAAATCAGGCTGCGCGCACAGCTGTTGCCGACTAAGAGTCGCCATGCTCAGTCGTCTTGGCAATCGCCGAGCGGCGTCTCATCCAAATCAGGTTCCCCGACTCATGCGCAACCAAAAAGTCTTACAAACCCTCCCGCACCACTTGAGTCAATATTCTCATTAACTTAAGTTTTGCCTCAACTTCATGACCATCTTCAATTTTGCCTTCACCATGTCAACAACCCAGTCAAGCGTCTCAATGCTAGCTCTCCTTAGAGGCCATGATGTCGCTGCCAATTTTGTGAAGTCACCCCACTAACTCGTACAATGCAAACAACCAAATCAGTGCTTTTGCTTGCCTCCCACCTGCCTGACTTTGTTACCCATCATCCAAGAACTCGTCACCTATTCTCCAAACAATTAATCCAACCTGGGCGCTGGGCGCCTAATTGTGCAGACTCCTTAGGCTCGCCTTCTAGCCTCCAACAAATGCTTACTCCGTTTCGAACAATACCCCCACACTTGGAGCATCATCAACAACCTGCACAACATTAACTAAATGTAATGATCCATCCCTTACCATTGGATgttcctcagcttcttcaaccAATAAGGCGTTGATCTTTTCCCTCTTAGGACATCCCCTCATGAAGTGTGTGCCACCATAAAGACATCAACCCTTTTTCACTTGTCTAGGCTCTTGCCCTTCATTGTTCACATCCTCATCGCCCCACTTCTTTTTTCCATTTTTCTTCTTGTCTTTTCCAGCCTCCCTCAACATTAGCCACAACTTCTGTCCCATCTTCTGAACTTGAAAGCTTGTAATCTACTAACCCATTCGCAACAGCAATCGCCGTCGCCAAGTCCTTGACAGCCCGCCTACGTAACTCATTTTGGGCCCAAGGCTTCAAACTAGACATGAAGTTAAACAACTTGTCTACCTCATACATGTTATTGATATCCAGCAATAAACTACTGAACTCTTTCACATAATCTCGAATATAACCACTCTTTTTCAGCGCCTTCAAATTCTCTCTTGCACCCCAAGCCACATTAAGAGGTAGAAACCGATTTTTCAACTCTTGCTAAAGTGCTTCCCATGTTGCAATAGTCATCCTCCCAACACTTACATCTTCCATTCGAGTGCGCCACCAAAACCTTGCATCCTCCACTAGATACATACTTGGGATGGTGACTTGTTCTTCAACACTTATATGAGCAGCCTTGGCATATTGCTCTATATTTCACAGAAAATTCTCCAACTTCTTGGCACATTGACTCCCACTAAATGCCTTCGGTTCAGGAATGGCCATCAGCACCACCCAAGGAAGTTCCTGCCACAGCCCTCTTCAAGACAACAATCTCCTACCTCATGCTTTGCAATTGATCGCTCATGCTTTTCGATGACGCTGTTGCTATTGCAAATAGATCAGTAAATTTTCCATTATTTGTAGCCCTGTTTGCCCACACAGTCGCCGTCTACCCAAGCACAACAGCCTTCCCTCACAAACGCCTATATGATATAAGTACACTATCTACCACAATATGTATATGAAAGTGCACATGATATATGACGAATACCAACCTTTATattattatcacaatatataCAAAGGATCCCATAATTACACTTAGATTTCCCCAACCCAAATATCTCCCACACTATTGCCTATATTCTACCCAATACAAGCAATATGATATCACCCAATATATGTTTACAACTGAATTCCTAACATATAAATAGATTAGCCACGAATTTAAAATCTTAGGTAGTTTTATAACTATCGTGCAGTTTATAAAACTGTCCCCCATGCCTTGCAACTACCCCCTTTAGTACCTGCCACTTGTGCCCCTATTATTTTCCAGTTTCCCTTGTCATCCAACTGCTATGTCTCCTCATAACCGTCAATAACTGTCACCAAATGATTTGCTACTCATATACTAGTTGTTGCTAAGACTGTCTCCAGTAGCCCCAGGACACTAAACCTCCCGATCTTGCTAGCCGGGGCACAAACCAGACTCCATGCACAACCGTCACCGACAAAGAGTCGCCATGCCCAGTCGCCTTGACCTTCACCGAGCGGCGTCTCATCCAACTCAGATTCCCCGACTCATGCTCATCCAAGAAGTCTTACATAACCTGTCTATGAGAATCAATCCTTGAAAAGACTGGAAGAAACCATCAAAGTAtcatttatttacttaaaaaaaTATGGCATTTATTTAAATTGCATAAATAGTCGACAACACAGACACCTAGATGTGGTGGTTAAAATGAACGGTTTTTCTATTATGTGCCCATGAGCATACAATAAATATAGAATTCTATAagtttaatatattttaattggTTCCATTTTTATAGTAGTGATGGATCCCTTCCATTCACCAAAACAACACCAATTAAAATGATCTAAAATTATAAATTCCGCGCTTATCATATACCCATGAGCACAGGAAAGAAAAATCCTAAAACGAATAATAATTGCAAAACAACAACCATATAAAAGGTGGTTATAATAAACAGACGTCACACTAATGTTATCTTCAATAGGGTGAACGTCATCTTGACGAGTTAGGCAATCATTAGACATAGAGTCACATATATTATTCTATAAAGTATTGCAATTCATCCCAGCCATTAGATGGAAAATCCAACGGCCCTGATTGAAAAGAAAATTCCTCCATACTGCAGTATAATGGTGTAGTATGACTAAATTACTATTTTACCCTCGCCTCCATACTGCGGTATTTTACCACAGTACATACCTTTTTCTTAAGGCCCCGGAGTTAACGAAATGAAGAACATAACTAGGAGTTAAAAAAACTACGATTACAAACGCGACTATTATAGTGCAATCTGTGTAAACTGTGCATGTTAGTCTCAAAGCATGACATGGGTCCTTTGTTCAGTAATAACAAAAAAAAGactagattttcttgtattctcttaAGAGGTTGAAGCTAAGTTCTGAGAAATCAAGAACTTAGATTTGTAGCAGAACatttttgatttttaataaaaatatcaaGTAAGTTTTGATAATTGCCTTTCTGTGTCTTTTACAGTTAATAGATTATCACTACAAATTACTTAGCCAGTTGAGTTCTAGTAAGCCAAAATACTTAACTTGATTTTATTGAAATCAAATCAAAAAGATTTGAAGTAAAAATCAAGAAACACATATTCACTCCCTCTGTGTACATATCATACCTAACAGGGTTCAAATCTTTTTATTATGACCGCCACCATATTGATTCAACGTCCTCAGAGAATTCACAGACATACTTACAAAACTCGTGCAGTGGTTCCGCACTTTCAGTCGGGGAaaactctgataccatttataacATCCATAGCGGGGTGCATAACGGTTCCAACAACCCATCACATATCAGTCCAAAAATATTAGTAATttggtaaaaatttaattattgaaCATGTATCTAAAAAAGCCTCAAACCTTCTTATTTTAAACAATGTGGGATATGATGTTACAACTCCCCTTCCACCAGGTCCGACCCTTTTCGAGTCATCTTGAAGCACCATGACAATAACTATATTTGGATTGATATATAATAGATTTCTCCGCTCGTGCTTATCCTATTCATTGAAAGAGTATACTACGTCAGAAATCTACTTTATCTGCTACTTTTTTTGGAAAGGAAATTTTCCAATCACCCAATGTTGACAAAAAGTAAAAGAAAATTTCTTCATCTCCTAATGTTGACAAAAAGTAACAAACTTCTACCTACTCACAACTTAAAATTATTTGTTTATCTC carries:
- the LOC141693847 gene encoding uncharacterized protein LOC141693847 isoform X2 is translated as MNRGYFANISELKKHGGKISEANKIIIPAMAALKFPALDVTYPNGTKLSLPTVFSANGVDTSTMTVPKASLMCLSFRASSQTMVNTWTMPFLDAFSNSKAVQLYEVSFIDSWLLTRSPVKKLLLRIMRKPDPEEKKDMLQRQIVYFFGDHYYFRKDLKILNLLTGYIFLLDKFGRIRWQGSGVASKEELTSLFSCTSLLLEEN
- the LOC141693847 gene encoding uncharacterized protein LOC141693847 isoform X1; the protein is MLRLKRLTWIKPTIHSPLLNSPLAASNPSQWTPLRFFDFYKLGNKEEIEKERARLNDEMNRGYFANISELKKHGGKISEANKIIIPAMAALKFPALDVTYPNGTKLSLPTVFSANGVDTSTMTVPKASLMCLSFRASSQTMVNTWTMPFLDAFSNSKAVQLYEVSFIDSWLLTRSPVKKLLLRIMRKPDPEEKKDMLQRQIVYFFGDHYYFRKDLKILNLLTGYIFLLDKFGRIRWQGSGVASKEELTSLFSCTSLLLEEN